A genomic region of Metopolophium dirhodum isolate CAU chromosome 1, ASM1992520v1, whole genome shotgun sequence contains the following coding sequences:
- the LOC132934586 gene encoding protein decapentaplegic-like, which yields MVFFSEMASSGLAISDTMITLMLLLGLLHNGLSAISGYEEVEKNLLMKLGLTRRPVVEKNMKIPSSTMELYKSMVEENNAMTTHFYLPGLHTTSANTARIYSSKGSAPIKAKSKKYRLQFDIDSIPEQHQVKAAEVRFTMKYDQVLRNGEFIHVILHDIVQPGEKGLSKPVLRIIDSKSINISTISMTESFDVTPFIERLAKDNFKDNHGILVQCVTESGSHTHLLSVFDFVSPENTLLLVYTDDGTSEKNSMEQMMRRNKRSANAPARQRKRAKSALCKRHSMYVDFKEIGFGDWIEAPPGYEAFYCHGDCTFPLAAHMNGSNHAIMQMRINAFNIARVPRVCCVPTKLSTQTLLYKDDDGILVMKNYPDMTVDECGCR from the exons aTACAATGATTACTTTAATGTTGCTGTTGGGTTTGCTGCACAACGGATTGTCGGCCATCAGCGGATACGAAGaagtggaaaaaaatttacttatgaaattag GTTTAACCCGAAGACCTGTGGTAGAGAAAAATATGAAGATACCGTCTTCCACAATGGAGCTGTATAAGTCAATGGTAGAAGAAAACAATGCAATGACAACGCATTTTTATCTTCCTGGTTTGCACACAACGTCTGCCAATACTGCTAGGATTTATTCCAGCAAAG ggTCAGCTCCAATTAAAGCTAAGTCTAAAAAATATAGGCTACAGTTTGATATAGATTCTATACCGGAACAACACCAGGTTAAAGCTGCTGAAGTTCGTTTTACAATGAAATACGACCAAGTACTACGGAATGGAGAATTTATTCATGTGATTTTACATGATATAGTACAACCTGGTGAAAAGGGCCTATCAAAACCTGTTCTCAG aattatcGATtcgaaatcaattaatatatcaaCAATTTCAATGACCGAAAGTTTTGACGTAACACCATTTATAGAAAGACTGGCAAAGGACAATTTCAAAGATAACCATGGTATTCTAGTACAATGCGTCACGGAGTCTGGTAGTCACACACATTTGCTGAGCGTGTTTGATTTTGTATCACCTGAAAATACATTGCTATTGGTCTACACCGATGACGGAACAA GTGAGAAGAACTCGATGGAACAGATGATGCGGCGGAACAAACGATCGGCCAACGCTCCGGCGAGGCAGCGGAAGAGAGCGAAATCGGCGCTCTGCAAGAGGCATTCGATGTATGTGGATTTCAAAGAAATCGGGTTCGGAGATTGGATCGAGGCGCCGCCGGGGTACGAGGCGTTCTACTGCCACGGGGATTGCACTTTCCCGTTGGCAGCTCACATGAACGGGTCCAACCACGCGATAATGCAGATGCGGATAAACGCATTTAACATTGCGAGAGTTCCCCGGGTGTGCTGCGTGCCGACCAAGCTGAGCACGCAGACGTTGCTTTACAAAGACGACGATGGAATTTTGGTGATGAAAAACTACCCGGATATGACCGTGGACGAGTGCGGATGTAGATGA
- the LOC132953639 gene encoding uncharacterized protein LOC132953639 — translation MVGKVPHNNVPSEVGLHENISKKSMVREYYEETQERKRRTQHSIATKNYCLAKKNYENFKRQTEQITKINRKQVTGPKWYQELSDQQISVLDNLFHNMKEDFDLATSKSTRRALKALGVRTFIPHTVAMDALVKTELYVIDFLQIIKDYVIQKNNEKIGDQSRISGNIKTDYFPEERILMSGILHIAYPCFIKRLNYFLKDAVPEKNLEYMKLPKSTRSTKKYSSPYLEPLPQPHHPWIKVKEVNLHNENVRRQRMHNKMKTIQLQQQNNKELEEEKKTTMRMNITYPNNSVKKMFCKPPVLKPLKNEDENKLEIESPTVESYNYEDDVMQSSGEVQTAIVEEEEWRQEQEDAWPKTSREFVESETWHSRRWSTASMATTVTENMMTFHRTRRAGSHTLPPTQDSWLKKPFGWLSADYKASNVSIDSIAESSDSTMVETNPHKTVVVIDFDSSVDHFECDVTSGDNGKKLAGKPEYDGESDDDAELSETLRDLNVTKMDADEEKIYQMFEKYDANMAAGNQQQPSVFSSGTGITVAKIDRTKHVDTPSMKGMPGTPLPSVVQVAVEGQSVRELGKKSSILDLSPNDRGSRGVAIHADDHVSNTSAETKDCGHDVAADERPPPLINEDGSVNMTRLHSVIHKLPNWKQLRVVLKLMSIMGDPVASFPEIIELNKLRRWYEIRINENRHMTLKMKQNLMVQSINAWSAPRIKLTSVNVPQNPMQGEGKIGAMKITWDRVNEMKRKIKKTKSEYIHKLKRVAINNARTMYQTMYNDYYNSRLSRNFKQSYYDYFPAKDDDCLFEYVADKKNNK, via the exons ATGGtg GGAAAAGTACCTCACAATAATGTTCCATCGGAAGTAGGTTTACatgaaaacatttcaaaaaaatcaatggTTCGAGAGTATTATGAGGAAACGCAAGAACGGAAACGACGAACACAGCACTCGATTGCGACTAAAAATTACTGTTTGGCCAAGAAGAATTACGAAAATTTTAAGAGACAAACAG aacaaataacaaaaatcaacAGAAAACAAGTCACGGGACCAAAATGGTACCAGGAATTGTCTGACCAACAG ATTTCTGTACTGGACAATCTTTTTCATAACATGAAAGAAGACTTCGATTTGGCCACATCAAAGAGTACGAGACGTGCACTCAAAGCTTTAGGTGTTCGTACATTCATCCCGCATACTGTAGCAATGGATGCCTTGGTCAAAACTGAACTTTATGTGATAGATTTTCTGCAGATAATTAAAGATTACGTGATACAAAAGAACAACGAGAAAATCGGCGATCAATCAAGAA TTTCAGGTAACATAAAAACAGATTATTTTCCAGAAGAAAGGATCTTAATGAGTGGTATACTTCACATAGCATATCCGTGTTTTATCAAGAGACTAAATTATTTTCTCAAAGACGCCGTACCTGAAAAAAATC TTGAGTACATGAAACTTCCGAAATCAACGAGATCCACGAAAAAATATTCATCTCCCTATTTAGAACCGTTACCACAACCTCATCACCCGTGGATTAAAGTGAAAGAGGTTAATTTACACAATGAGAATGTAAGACGACAAAGGATgcataataaaatgaaaacaatacaATTGCAACAGCAAAATAACAAGgag CTCGAAGAGGAAAAAAAGACAACAATGAGAATGAATATCACTTACCCCAATAATTcagtgaaaaaaatgttttgcaaaCCACCAGTGTTGAAACCGTTGAAgaatgaagatgaaaataaactGGAAATTGAGAGTCCAACAGTAGAATCCTATAACTATG AAGACGACGTGATGCAGAGCAGTGGTGAAGTGCAGACAGCGATTGTGGAGGAGGAGGAGTGGCGGCAAGAGCAGGAGGATGCGTGGCCCAAAACCAGTCGAGAGTTCGTGGAGAGCGAAACATGGCATTCACGACGATGGTCGACGGCTTCTATGGCGACCACGGTGACGGAAAATATGATGACGTTCCATCGCACCAGACGCGCTGGCTCACACACACTGCCACCAACGCAAGACAGCTGGTTGAAAAAGCCATTTGGCTGGCTCAGCGCTGATTACAAAGCGTCGAACGTTTCTATCGATTCGATCGCCGAGTCGTCCGACAGCACCATGGTTGAAACGAACCCGCACAAGACGGTTGTAGTGATCGATTTCGATAGTTCGGTCGACCACTTCGAATGCGACGTGACCAGTGG GGACAACGGAAAAAAGCTAGCTGGTAAACCGGAATATGACGGTGAGAGCGACGATGACGCGGAGCTATCCGAGACGTTGCGCGACCTCAACGTTACAAAGATGGACGCGGACGAGGAAAAGATTTATCAGATGTTCGAAAAATACGATGCCAATATGGCGGCAGGCAACCAGCAGCAGCCGTCAGTGTTTTCGTCGGGCACCGGTATTACGGTAGCCAAAATCGACCGGACCAAACATGTAGACACACCGTCGATGAAAGGCATGCCGGGGACGCCGTTACCGTCGGTGGTGCAGGTGGCCGTCGAAGGACAGTCGGTGAGAGAACTAGGCAAGAAGTCGTCCATATTGGACTTGTCACCCAATGATCGTGGCAGCCGCGGAGTGGCTATACACGCTGACGACCACGTCAGCAATACGTCTGCGGAGACCAAAGACTGCGGTCATGACGTGGCCGCTGATGAACGACCACCACCGCTCATCAACGAG GACGGCTCGGTAAACATGACACGACTGCACTCTGTAATTCACAAATTACCAAATTGGAAACAACTAAGA GTTGTATTGAAATTGATGTCAATTATGGGTGACCCTGTGGCAAGTTTTCCGGAAATAATTGAATTGAACAAATTGCGGAGATGGTACGAAATACGGATAAATGAAAACAGACATATGACGTTGAAAATGAAAC AAAACCTGATGGTTCAGTCGATAAACGCGTGGAGTGCACCACGGATCAAATTGACGTCCGTTAACGTACCACAGAACCCAATGCAAGGTGAGGGCAAAATCGGTGCGATGAAAATTACTTGGGATCGAGTGAACGAAATGAAACGCAAA ATCAAGAAGACTAAATCTGAGTACATCCACAAACTCAAAAGAGTGGCGATCAACAACGCGAGAACAATGTACCAGACTATGTATAATGACTATTACAACAGCCGTCTGAGCAGAAACTTTAAACAGTCGTATTATGATTATTTCCCCGCAAAAGATGATGATTGCTTGTTTGAGTATGTCGCCGATAAAAAGAACAACAAATAA
- the LOC132936162 gene encoding uncharacterized protein LOC132936162 encodes MSYRTSIIDSGSENEFESLDTKKPSTSKQVKTSLKRGAEKTVDKKNKKKQMKTSSSYREILEEKLRAEEFDEEIFNSVTFRQGDGLATIKSQFNPDEKPTDYWTITHYKCANIHNVPTKERWRHSEASVKVTTSDKSKDQTLNTSLNETMQVIFDVILKDPERRTIRNKLAA; translated from the exons ATGTCTTACAGAACTTCGATCATCGATTCCGGATCAGAG aaCGAATTTGAGTCCCTGGACACAAAAAAGCCTTCTACTTCAAAGCAGGTCAAAACATCGTTAAAAAGAGGGGCTGAAAAAACAgtagacaaaaaaaacaaaaaaaaacagatgaaaaca agttcatCATACAGAGAAATTCTCGAAGAGAAATTGCGGGCGGAAGAATTTGATGAAGAGATTTTTAATTCTGTCACTTTTCGTCAGGGAGATGGTTTGGCTACCATCAAAAGCCAATTTAATCCAGACGAAAAGCCGACGGATTATTGGACGATAACACATTACAAGTGTGCGAATATACACAACGTCCCAACAAAGGAAAG GTGGCGACACTCTGAGGCATCTGTCAAGGTGACGACATCGGACAAGTCAAAAGATCAGACTCTCAATACAAGTTTAAACGAGACCATGCAGGTTATATTTGATGTAATTTTGAAAGACCCGGAACGTCGtacaataagaaataaattagccgcatga